The Amycolatopsis solani genome has a window encoding:
- a CDS encoding Gfo/Idh/MocA family protein translates to MSTHGVGIAGWGAAGRLMAAALANSARFRLAGVADTDAAARERAAAETGCRVHPEVASLAASADVDVVYVATPTATHLPAIRAAAAQGKHVISEKPLTTTLEDARLAVEAADHAGVVLLVGATHSYHAPVRVLRRLVEDGTLGPLLSVSANCHTDWHRRPRSAADLDAAQGNGLVLRQGAHQIDVLRYVCGGLTESVTGTTFGGADGTELGFSAQLAFPGGVHASAYYIGTGGFDSRFQTWGVGELGTFDVAPTPAAARFFALPGEGAVSPVFGTLAATFADGGAWVTPTGALVFAGGDVTEISAEDRASGWQALLAELAEALDGHPAVHTGRWGLATLEVALALHESARTGRRVGLHHQVPVSRSEE, encoded by the coding sequence ATGAGCACGCACGGGGTGGGCATCGCCGGCTGGGGTGCGGCCGGGCGCCTGATGGCCGCCGCACTCGCGAACTCGGCGCGGTTCCGGCTGGCGGGGGTCGCGGACACCGACGCCGCGGCCCGCGAACGCGCCGCGGCGGAGACCGGCTGCCGGGTGCACCCGGAGGTGGCTTCGCTGGCCGCGTCGGCGGACGTCGACGTCGTGTACGTCGCGACCCCGACGGCCACGCACCTGCCCGCGATCCGCGCCGCCGCCGCGCAGGGCAAGCACGTCATCTCGGAGAAGCCCCTGACCACGACGCTGGAGGACGCGCGGCTCGCCGTCGAGGCCGCCGACCATGCCGGTGTCGTCCTGCTCGTCGGCGCGACGCACAGCTACCACGCGCCGGTCCGCGTCCTGCGGCGGCTCGTCGAGGACGGGACGCTCGGCCCGCTGCTGTCGGTGTCCGCGAACTGCCACACCGACTGGCACCGCCGTCCGCGCTCCGCCGCCGACCTCGACGCGGCGCAGGGCAACGGGCTGGTGCTGCGCCAAGGCGCCCACCAGATCGACGTCCTGCGGTACGTGTGCGGCGGGCTGACCGAGTCCGTGACCGGCACGACGTTCGGCGGTGCGGACGGGACCGAGCTCGGGTTCTCGGCCCAGCTCGCGTTCCCCGGCGGCGTCCACGCGAGTGCCTACTACATCGGGACGGGCGGGTTCGACAGCCGGTTCCAGACCTGGGGCGTCGGCGAGCTGGGCACCTTCGACGTCGCTCCCACCCCGGCGGCGGCGCGGTTCTTCGCCCTGCCGGGCGAGGGGGCGGTGTCGCCGGTCTTCGGCACCCTGGCGGCGACGTTCGCGGACGGCGGCGCCTGGGTCACCCCCACCGGCGCGCTGGTGTTCGCGGGCGGCGACGTCACCGAGATCAGCGCCGAGGACCGGGCGTCCGGCTGGCAGGCGCTGCTGGCCGAGCTGGCCGAGGCGCTCGACGGCCACCCGGCCGTCCACACCGGACGCTGGGGGCTGGCAACGCTCGAAGTGGCGCTCGCCCTGCACGAGTCCGCCCGCACCGGCCGGCGTGTCGGCCTGCACCACCAAGTCCCCGTCTCGAGGAGCGAAGAATGA
- a CDS encoding acetate--CoA ligase family protein, translating to MTATDVRVAARRLAPGGLGEASARELLAPLDLPFIPATPVGSADEAVSVARGFGLPVVLKALTDEVLHKSDAGLVELGLATPEAVSAAHDRLLERVAALGATDARVVVQPMAPPGTDLILGWVRDPTFGPVVVAGLGGVTVELFRDVARRVAPVTAEDAEEMLASLRCAPLLTGFRGAPPVATKQFCELVARVSELAVAVPELSELDLNPVRVFADGTCAVLDARVVLEPVTADEPRGSTPDLTALVRPRSIAVVGASRDATRPGARVLAALREHGFAGDLHPVNPAGGVVGGLPAVASLGELPGVPDLVCVALPAEAAVESVRECVRLGVPAVIVFASGFGEAGPEGQLLDAELRAAVAGSTTVLCGPNTIGIVSARHRMAATFSQAVNGFALRESGTCLIAQSGAVAGSLVSRELADGYGIGDWVTVGNQSQVDVADYLEHFATLGTTRSIAVFLEGVPDGGRFRRALAAARARAVPVAVFKTGVTEAGRRAVSSHSGALAGSGAAYRAVLAQEGAVQVTELTGLLEVAWTLGNTPRPAGGRVAVVTTSGGAGSATADLVDQHGLELAAFDGRTAAELTAVLPAFAHVDDPLDITAEGTFAEGTVRRVVESVAGDPGVDLVCVVLTSIAGEDAVRVARQIADAADGGTKPVLVSWLVTRSLAADGMALLADRGIRVFTEPARMVAAAAALVSPSHLRSSRV from the coding sequence ATGACCGCCACCGACGTCCGTGTCGCAGCTCGGCGGCTGGCGCCGGGCGGGCTCGGCGAGGCCTCGGCGCGGGAACTGCTCGCGCCGCTGGACCTCCCGTTCATCCCGGCCACGCCGGTGGGTTCGGCGGACGAGGCCGTGTCCGTCGCGCGCGGCTTCGGGTTGCCAGTGGTGCTGAAGGCGCTTACCGACGAGGTGCTGCACAAGTCCGACGCGGGTCTGGTCGAACTCGGCCTCGCCACGCCGGAGGCGGTGTCGGCGGCCCATGACCGGCTCCTCGAGCGGGTCGCGGCCCTGGGCGCGACCGACGCGCGCGTCGTCGTGCAGCCGATGGCTCCGCCGGGCACGGACCTCATCCTGGGCTGGGTGCGGGACCCGACGTTCGGCCCGGTGGTCGTGGCCGGCCTCGGCGGCGTGACCGTCGAGCTGTTCCGCGACGTCGCCCGCCGCGTCGCCCCGGTGACCGCCGAGGACGCGGAAGAGATGCTGGCGTCGCTGCGGTGCGCGCCGCTGCTGACCGGGTTCCGGGGCGCACCGCCCGTTGCCACGAAACAGTTTTGCGAACTGGTGGCCCGGGTTTCCGAGCTGGCCGTAGCCGTGCCGGAACTGTCCGAACTGGACCTCAACCCGGTGCGGGTGTTCGCCGACGGCACGTGTGCCGTGCTGGACGCCCGCGTGGTGCTCGAGCCGGTCACCGCCGACGAGCCGCGGGGAAGCACCCCCGACCTGACCGCTCTGGTCCGGCCGCGGAGCATCGCGGTCGTGGGCGCTTCCCGGGACGCCACCCGGCCCGGCGCCCGCGTCCTGGCGGCGCTGCGCGAGCACGGGTTCGCGGGCGACCTCCACCCGGTCAACCCGGCCGGCGGGGTCGTCGGCGGGCTGCCCGCCGTGGCGTCTCTGGGCGAGCTGCCCGGGGTGCCGGACCTCGTTTGCGTCGCCTTGCCCGCCGAGGCCGCCGTCGAATCGGTCCGCGAATGCGTCCGGCTCGGCGTACCGGCGGTCATCGTGTTCGCTTCCGGATTCGGGGAAGCGGGCCCGGAAGGGCAGCTGCTCGACGCCGAGCTGCGCGCCGCGGTGGCCGGGTCCACTACCGTCCTGTGTGGACCCAACACGATCGGCATCGTGAGCGCGCGCCACCGGATGGCCGCGACGTTCAGCCAGGCGGTCAACGGGTTCGCGCTGCGTGAGTCGGGCACCTGCCTGATCGCCCAGAGCGGCGCCGTCGCGGGCAGCCTCGTGTCGAGGGAATTGGCCGACGGCTACGGCATCGGCGACTGGGTGACGGTCGGCAACCAGTCCCAAGTGGACGTCGCCGACTACCTCGAGCACTTCGCCACGCTCGGCACGACCCGGTCGATCGCGGTGTTCCTCGAAGGCGTGCCCGACGGCGGCCGTTTCCGCCGCGCCCTGGCGGCCGCGCGGGCCCGCGCGGTGCCGGTGGCGGTGTTCAAGACCGGCGTGACCGAAGCGGGCCGCCGCGCGGTGTCCTCGCACTCGGGCGCGCTCGCCGGGAGCGGCGCGGCCTACCGCGCGGTGCTGGCGCAGGAGGGCGCGGTGCAGGTCACCGAGCTGACCGGCCTGCTCGAAGTCGCCTGGACGCTCGGCAACACGCCGCGGCCGGCCGGCGGCCGCGTCGCGGTGGTCACCACCTCGGGCGGCGCGGGCAGCGCCACCGCGGACCTGGTCGACCAGCACGGGCTGGAACTGGCGGCGTTCGACGGGCGGACCGCGGCCGAGCTGACCGCCGTGCTGCCGGCGTTCGCCCACGTCGACGACCCGCTCGACATCACGGCGGAAGGGACCTTCGCCGAGGGCACCGTGCGCCGCGTCGTCGAGTCGGTGGCCGGTGATCCCGGCGTCGACCTCGTCTGCGTGGTGCTCACCAGCATCGCGGGGGAAGACGCCGTCCGGGTCGCGCGGCAGATCGCCGACGCGGCGGACGGCGGCACCAAGCCCGTGCTCGTGTCCTGGCTCGTGACCCGGTCGCTGGCCGCCGACGGCATGGCGCTGCTGGCCGACCGCGGCATCCGGGTGTTCACCGAACCGGCCCGCATGGTCGCCGCGGCGGCCGCTCTCGTTTCCCCGTCGCACCTCAGGAGTTCCCGTGTCTGA
- a CDS encoding RraA family protein: MTAQATRLGEFGTATLHESGATPLPPQLRPLDPAWRICGYAFTVRLTPGNNIWLHRALYAAAPGDVLVASTGGAFEFGYWGDILTSAALARRLGGLVLDGCVRDSAELLQLGFPVFSRGLCVRGTGKDTTGGDLDADITLGSVVVRPGDLVVGDADGVVVSPREDAAVVGERAARREDKEASVRRRIAAGDSTLDIYGF; the protein is encoded by the coding sequence ATGACCGCGCAGGCGACCCGGCTCGGCGAGTTCGGCACCGCCACCCTGCACGAATCCGGGGCGACGCCGCTGCCGCCGCAGCTGCGGCCGCTCGACCCCGCGTGGCGGATCTGCGGGTACGCGTTCACCGTCCGGCTGACGCCGGGCAACAACATCTGGCTGCACCGCGCGCTTTACGCGGCCGCGCCGGGCGACGTGCTGGTCGCCTCGACCGGCGGCGCCTTCGAGTTCGGTTACTGGGGCGACATCCTGACGAGCGCGGCCCTCGCCCGCCGGCTCGGCGGCCTGGTGCTCGACGGCTGCGTGCGCGACTCGGCCGAGCTGCTGCAGCTGGGTTTTCCGGTCTTCTCGCGCGGGTTGTGCGTCCGCGGCACCGGCAAGGACACGACCGGCGGTGACCTCGACGCCGACATCACCCTCGGCTCGGTGGTCGTGCGGCCCGGCGACCTGGTCGTGGGCGACGCCGACGGTGTCGTCGTCTCGCCGCGGGAGGACGCCGCCGTGGTGGGCGAGCGCGCGGCGCGGCGGGAGGACAAGGAAGCCTCGGTGCGCCGCCGGATCGCCGCCGGCGACTCCACCCTCGACATCTACGGGTTCTGA
- a CDS encoding RraA family protein yields MPDQTVDRARAIGTAGLSDALDKLGLPGAVPGIVPFDPRFAICGRAFTGQYEPVDALGGTVGDYIDDVEPGQVVVLSNDGRQDCTVWGDILTAVASARGIGGTVIEGVCRDVADSLSIGYPVFARGRSMQTGKDRVRLAHTGRPVRLGSVLVHPGDVVRGDADGVVVLAADRAGEVLDVAEAIERAEDGIRMAVAAGQRLDEARAAMGYHSLQTKAGAR; encoded by the coding sequence ATGCCTGATCAGACGGTCGACCGGGCGCGGGCGATCGGCACCGCCGGGCTGTCCGACGCGCTGGACAAGCTCGGCCTGCCCGGCGCCGTGCCCGGGATCGTGCCCTTCGACCCGCGGTTCGCGATCTGCGGCCGGGCGTTCACCGGGCAGTACGAACCGGTGGACGCGCTCGGCGGCACGGTCGGCGACTACATCGACGACGTCGAGCCCGGGCAGGTCGTGGTGCTGAGCAACGACGGCAGGCAGGACTGCACGGTGTGGGGCGACATCCTCACCGCGGTCGCGAGCGCGCGGGGCATCGGCGGCACCGTGATCGAGGGGGTCTGCCGGGACGTCGCCGACAGCCTGTCCATCGGCTACCCGGTGTTCGCCCGCGGGCGCAGCATGCAGACCGGCAAGGACCGGGTGCGCCTCGCGCACACCGGCCGTCCGGTGCGGCTGGGCTCGGTGCTGGTGCACCCCGGTGACGTCGTCCGCGGGGACGCCGACGGAGTCGTGGTGCTCGCCGCGGACCGGGCCGGCGAGGTGCTCGACGTCGCGGAAGCCATCGAGCGCGCCGAGGACGGCATCCGCATGGCGGTCGCGGCGGGGCAGCGGCTCGACGAAGCGCGGGCCGCGATGGGGTACCACTCGCTGCAGACGAAGGCCGGTGCGCGATGA
- a CDS encoding class II aldolase/adducin family protein, with the protein MSDTDALEDLRALVALSCRILAATGCVREITGHVSARVPGTDQVLVRCRPPQDPGVRFTIAGDVHLVGLDATNADLPDGYALPGEWPIHTELYRRRPDVGSVVHGHPEASLKCGVLGLPMQPVIGAYDPGAMELAVRGVPTYPRAVLISDRRLGGEVAETMDTADACLLRGHGVVAVGADLQQATVRAIKLETLAELTLSLHSVPGAQPQELSEEDIAEVSGFVNSRNAAKTYAHWTWDYYRHTLGDTADVTRRG; encoded by the coding sequence GTGTCTGACACCGATGCCCTCGAAGACCTGCGGGCGCTGGTCGCGTTGTCGTGCCGCATCCTCGCGGCCACGGGCTGCGTCCGCGAGATCACCGGCCACGTCAGCGCCCGGGTGCCGGGCACCGACCAGGTCCTCGTGCGCTGCCGTCCGCCGCAGGACCCCGGCGTGCGGTTCACCATCGCCGGGGACGTCCACCTCGTCGGCCTGGACGCGACGAACGCCGACCTCCCGGACGGCTACGCGCTGCCGGGGGAGTGGCCGATCCACACCGAGCTGTACCGGCGGCGCCCGGACGTCGGCTCGGTGGTGCACGGCCACCCGGAGGCTTCGCTCAAGTGCGGCGTTCTCGGGCTGCCGATGCAGCCGGTGATCGGTGCCTACGACCCGGGCGCGATGGAGCTGGCCGTGCGCGGGGTGCCGACGTACCCGCGGGCCGTGCTCATCAGCGACCGCCGGCTCGGCGGCGAGGTCGCCGAGACGATGGACACCGCCGACGCCTGCCTGCTGCGCGGGCACGGCGTGGTCGCGGTCGGCGCCGACCTGCAGCAGGCGACGGTCCGCGCGATCAAGCTCGAAACGCTCGCCGAGCTGACGCTGAGCCTGCACTCGGTGCCGGGCGCCCAGCCGCAGGAACTGTCCGAAGAGGACATCGCCGAAGTGTCGGGTTTTGTGAACAGCCGCAATGCCGCGAAGACCTACGCCCACTGGACGTGGGACTACTACCGCCACACGCTCGGCGACACCGCCGACGTGACCCGGCGCGGCTGA
- a CDS encoding acyl-CoA dehydrogenase family protein produces the protein MTSELLEPTQTEAERDAIVGLVREFVQERVAPRVAEYDAAEELPADLLEDMARLGFFGGVVPPEWGGLGLDHVTFTRVIEEVSRVDHCLGVLMSMPSALVGSGLLEFGTTEQKQRWLVPLAEGKLFGGAGVTEPRSGSDVAGTRTRYTREGGGYVLNGAKAWITNLDRASFFVTFATRDPALGRRGLSAFIVPADTPGVLKNPVRNKLGFRPLCSGDLVFDDVRLGPDAMLGAEGDGFAVAMNAVERGRLSVASRAVGLAQSCLDASVRYARDRVVFGKPITDFQMVQRKIADMAVSVQAARLLTERCAQAMQRGERARVEASMAKMYASDVAQAVATDAVQIHGAYGVSEEYPVARAYRDAKVFQIVEGANDIHRVLIAKDAIRGESR, from the coding sequence ATGACCTCCGAACTGCTCGAACCGACGCAGACCGAGGCCGAACGGGACGCCATCGTCGGCCTGGTCCGCGAGTTCGTCCAGGAGCGGGTGGCGCCACGGGTCGCCGAGTACGACGCGGCCGAGGAACTGCCCGCCGACCTGCTCGAGGACATGGCGCGGCTGGGCTTCTTCGGCGGTGTCGTGCCGCCCGAGTGGGGTGGCCTCGGCCTGGACCACGTCACGTTCACCCGCGTCATCGAAGAGGTTTCGCGCGTCGACCACTGCCTGGGCGTGCTGATGAGCATGCCCTCGGCGCTCGTCGGCTCCGGCCTGCTGGAGTTCGGCACCACCGAGCAGAAGCAGCGGTGGCTGGTGCCGCTCGCGGAGGGCAAGCTGTTCGGCGGCGCCGGCGTCACCGAGCCGCGGTCCGGCAGCGACGTGGCCGGCACGCGGACCCGCTACACCCGCGAGGGCGGCGGCTACGTGCTGAACGGCGCGAAGGCCTGGATCACCAACCTGGACCGGGCGTCGTTCTTCGTCACGTTCGCCACGCGGGATCCGGCACTGGGCCGTCGCGGCCTGTCGGCGTTCATCGTGCCCGCGGACACCCCCGGCGTGCTCAAGAATCCGGTGCGCAACAAGCTGGGCTTCCGCCCGCTGTGCAGCGGCGACCTCGTCTTCGACGACGTCCGCCTCGGCCCGGACGCGATGCTCGGTGCCGAAGGCGACGGCTTCGCGGTCGCGATGAACGCCGTGGAGCGTGGTCGCCTGTCGGTCGCGTCCCGCGCCGTGGGGCTCGCCCAGTCCTGTTTGGACGCGTCGGTGCGCTACGCGCGGGACCGCGTCGTGTTCGGCAAGCCGATCACGGACTTCCAGATGGTGCAGCGGAAGATCGCGGACATGGCCGTCTCGGTGCAGGCCGCGCGGCTGCTCACCGAGCGGTGCGCCCAGGCCATGCAGCGGGGTGAACGCGCCCGGGTCGAGGCCAGCATGGCGAAGATGTACGCCAGCGACGTCGCGCAGGCCGTCGCCACCGACGCGGTCCAGATCCACGGGGCCTACGGCGTGTCCGAGGAGTACCCCGTGGCGCGGGCCTACCGGGACGCGAAGGTGTTCCAGATCGTCGAAGGCGCGAACGACATCCACCGCGTGCTGATCGCCAAGGACGCCATCCGCGGGGAGTCTCGATGA
- a CDS encoding aromatic ring-hydroxylating dioxygenase subunit alpha, with amino-acid sequence MLQPDVNERYSRVGRDTPAGALYRRYWLPVATETDLDTNPVKRVRLLGEDLVLFRAETGELGLVAERCPHRGASLGYGFPDGSGLRCPYHGWKFSPQGECLEQPNQMPPSAQLQARARTTSYPVRALGGLVFAYLGESPAPALPRLDLFALEESPTRFRDIGYAVIPCNWLQIMENSFDPTHVEWLHGRLFNYHLERAGEEPTVLGGHHIKIGFDLVDYGIIKRRLREGQTEDDEDWKVGHPVYFPNILKVGGHGLSSFQIRVPIDDHHTLHFWYCYYDVPDEYANLVEEVRALPDTYEVKLQDADGTFLMDTIDSQDAMVWVTQGALTTRDDEHLSSSDQGIALYRNLLRSQLQANETGSAVMNVHDAATGDELIQLPQEKKELGIGGGGANPMASFLRTQGVHSPRLSTLTERIDAVVRKAG; translated from the coding sequence ATGCTGCAACCAGACGTCAACGAGCGCTACAGCCGCGTCGGCCGTGACACCCCCGCCGGCGCGCTGTACCGGCGTTACTGGCTTCCGGTGGCGACCGAGACGGATCTCGACACCAATCCGGTGAAGCGGGTCCGGCTGCTCGGGGAAGACCTCGTGCTGTTCCGCGCCGAGACGGGCGAACTGGGCTTGGTGGCGGAGCGGTGCCCGCACCGCGGGGCTTCGCTCGGCTACGGGTTCCCGGACGGGTCCGGGCTGCGATGTCCTTACCACGGCTGGAAGTTCTCCCCGCAGGGCGAATGCCTGGAACAACCGAACCAGATGCCGCCGTCGGCTCAACTGCAGGCGCGGGCGCGCACCACGAGCTACCCGGTCCGGGCGCTCGGCGGGCTGGTCTTCGCCTACCTCGGGGAGTCGCCGGCACCGGCCCTGCCGCGGCTGGACCTGTTCGCGCTGGAGGAGAGCCCGACGCGCTTCCGGGACATCGGCTACGCGGTGATCCCCTGCAACTGGCTGCAGATCATGGAGAACTCGTTCGACCCGACCCACGTCGAGTGGCTGCACGGGCGGTTGTTCAACTACCACCTCGAGCGGGCAGGCGAAGAGCCGACCGTCCTCGGTGGACACCACATCAAGATCGGCTTCGACCTCGTCGACTACGGCATCATCAAGCGCCGCCTGCGCGAAGGCCAGACCGAGGACGACGAGGACTGGAAGGTCGGCCACCCGGTCTACTTCCCGAACATCCTCAAGGTGGGTGGCCACGGGCTGAGCTCCTTCCAGATCCGCGTGCCCATCGACGACCACCACACGCTGCACTTCTGGTACTGCTACTACGACGTGCCCGACGAGTACGCGAACCTCGTCGAGGAGGTCCGCGCGCTGCCCGACACCTACGAGGTGAAGCTTCAGGACGCCGACGGCACCTTCCTGATGGACACCATCGACTCGCAGGACGCGATGGTGTGGGTGACGCAAGGCGCGTTGACCACCCGCGACGACGAACACCTCAGCTCGTCCGACCAGGGCATCGCGCTCTACCGCAACCTGCTCCGCAGCCAGCTGCAGGCCAACGAGACCGGCAGCGCCGTGATGAACGTGCACGACGCGGCGACCGGGGACGAGCTGATCCAGCTGCCCCAGGAGAAGAAGGAGCTCGGCATCGGCGGTGGCGGCGCCAACCCGATGGCGTCGTTCCTGCGGACGCAGGGTGTCCACAGCCCGCGGCTGAGCACGCTCACGGAGCGGATCGACGCCGTGGTGCGGAAGGCCGGCTGA
- a CDS encoding amidohydrolase family protein — translation MPRKIVDVHGHLVAPAELYAYREFLIGSRGHYGRRLKGFSESREGLGHGRTGVIPPEELKHFAEEHIAWLDKVGTDVQLVSARPYSLMHSEKPARIVHWWAQAVNDAIATQVQFYPQRLQGICNLPLVWNEPVSVAFEELERCVELGFVGVLVNPDPSEGRAPMEVPGLGDEYWYPLYEKLVEYELPMLVHSCGCVSLRENQSLHFISEESTAVMSLVQSDVFDVFPDLKVVVPHGGGAIPYQVGRFRGTYWQGTERGGTFDEAIRKLYYDTCLYSEEALALLVKVIGSDRVVFGTERPGDGSHKKTPTAGWADDIAGVLRGIPAHSEQDLDLMLGDTALDIYPRLRKNLEAAG, via the coding sequence ATGCCCCGAAAGATCGTCGACGTGCACGGTCACCTCGTCGCCCCCGCCGAGCTCTACGCCTACCGCGAGTTCCTGATCGGCAGCCGCGGGCACTACGGCCGCCGGCTGAAGGGGTTCTCCGAGTCGCGGGAGGGCCTCGGGCACGGCCGCACCGGCGTGATCCCGCCGGAGGAGCTCAAGCACTTCGCCGAGGAGCACATCGCCTGGCTGGACAAGGTCGGCACCGACGTCCAGCTGGTCTCCGCGCGGCCCTACAGCCTGATGCACTCGGAGAAGCCCGCGCGGATCGTGCACTGGTGGGCCCAGGCGGTCAACGACGCGATCGCGACCCAGGTGCAGTTCTACCCGCAGCGGCTGCAGGGCATCTGCAACCTCCCGCTGGTCTGGAACGAGCCGGTCTCCGTCGCGTTCGAAGAGCTCGAGCGCTGCGTCGAACTGGGCTTCGTCGGCGTGCTCGTCAACCCGGACCCGAGCGAGGGCCGGGCGCCGATGGAGGTGCCCGGGCTCGGCGACGAGTACTGGTACCCGCTCTACGAAAAGCTGGTGGAGTACGAGCTGCCGATGCTGGTGCACTCCTGCGGCTGCGTGTCCCTGCGCGAAAACCAGAGCCTGCACTTCATCTCCGAAGAGAGCACCGCGGTGATGTCACTGGTGCAGTCGGACGTCTTCGACGTCTTCCCGGACCTGAAGGTCGTCGTGCCGCACGGCGGCGGCGCTATCCCTTACCAGGTGGGCCGGTTCCGCGGCACGTACTGGCAGGGCACCGAGCGCGGCGGGACGTTCGACGAGGCGATCCGGAAGCTCTACTACGACACCTGCCTCTACAGCGAGGAAGCGCTTGCTCTCCTGGTCAAGGTGATCGGCAGCGACCGCGTGGTGTTCGGCACCGAGCGGCCCGGCGACGGCTCGCACAAGAAGACGCCGACGGCCGGCTGGGCCGACGACATCGCCGGCGTCCTGCGCGGCATCCCCGCGCACTCCGAGCAGGACCTGGACCTGATGCTCGGCGACACCGCGCTGGACATCTACCCGCGGCTGCGCAAGAACCTGGAAGCGGCGGGCTGA
- a CDS encoding RraA family protein: protein MTTLQDRLLALDTCLLSDALDARGLPGAVAGVLPVWEGARAAGKVVTVRTVPADGRTSRSHLGTAAIERAAAGEVVVVQQDTGRPFRSATWGGLLARAASLKGLGGVVIDGACRDVDEIRELGLPVSAREAIPFTARGRIVEDAVGVPVRIGGVDVHDGDYVLADGSGVVFVRAGDVEDVLAAAERLLARERLMAEDLRAGRLPSQVLGTDYEEMLNA from the coding sequence ATGACCACCCTCCAGGACCGGCTGCTCGCCCTCGACACGTGCCTGCTGTCCGACGCGCTCGACGCTCGTGGCCTGCCCGGCGCGGTCGCCGGCGTCCTGCCGGTCTGGGAAGGGGCGCGCGCGGCCGGGAAGGTCGTCACGGTGCGCACGGTGCCCGCCGACGGCCGGACCAGCCGCAGCCACCTCGGCACCGCGGCGATCGAGCGGGCCGCCGCGGGCGAGGTGGTGGTCGTGCAGCAGGACACCGGCCGTCCGTTCCGGTCGGCGACTTGGGGTGGCCTGCTGGCGCGTGCGGCGTCGCTCAAGGGACTCGGCGGCGTCGTCATCGACGGCGCGTGCCGGGACGTCGACGAGATCCGCGAACTCGGCCTGCCGGTGTCCGCGCGGGAAGCCATCCCCTTCACCGCCCGTGGCCGGATCGTCGAAGACGCGGTCGGGGTCCCGGTGCGGATCGGCGGCGTGGACGTGCACGACGGCGACTACGTGCTCGCCGACGGCAGCGGCGTGGTGTTCGTCCGCGCCGGCGACGTCGAGGACGTGCTCGCGGCCGCGGAGCGGCTCCTCGCCCGCGAGCGGTTGATGGCCGAAGACCTGCGGGCGGGGCGACTCCCGTCGCAGGTGCTCGGCACGGACTACGAGGAGATGCTCAATGCCTGA
- a CDS encoding amidohydrolase family protein: protein MIIDAHAHVNAPPELYAYQAALMSSRGAHGQGSAGVSDAALKEWGERTLATMDGVGTDLQLISPRPFHCGHSMRPSKTVHWWTSAVNDVIARQAALFPGRLAGVAGLPQAYGESAAEWVDALETAVTQLGMVGCVLNPDPAEGTGHVPPLGDPFWYPLYEKLVELDVPALIHSGSCLNDRETYSEHFVTEESIAILTLLNSEVFLRYPTLKIIVAHGGGSVPYQIGRWRAARAHPKLRLGHVLKDESFDDSLRRLWFDTVLHNPGSLELLIKTVGADRCLFGTERPGSGTAPDPGTGHDFDDIRPVVEGFDFLSEAEKSAILAGNAQALFRLPEVARQAG from the coding sequence ATGATCATCGACGCGCACGCGCACGTCAACGCACCACCGGAGCTGTACGCCTACCAGGCGGCCCTCATGTCGTCACGCGGGGCGCACGGACAGGGGAGCGCGGGCGTCTCCGACGCGGCGCTCAAGGAGTGGGGCGAACGCACCCTCGCCACCATGGACGGCGTCGGCACCGACCTGCAGCTGATCTCGCCGCGGCCGTTCCACTGCGGGCATTCGATGCGCCCGTCGAAGACCGTGCACTGGTGGACCAGCGCGGTCAACGACGTCATCGCCCGCCAGGCCGCGTTGTTCCCGGGCCGGCTGGCCGGGGTGGCGGGGCTGCCGCAGGCGTACGGCGAAAGCGCGGCCGAGTGGGTGGACGCGCTCGAAACGGCCGTCACCCAGCTCGGGATGGTGGGCTGCGTGCTCAACCCCGACCCGGCCGAGGGCACCGGGCACGTCCCGCCGCTGGGCGACCCGTTCTGGTACCCGCTGTACGAAAAGCTGGTCGAACTCGACGTCCCGGCGCTGATCCACTCGGGCAGCTGCCTCAACGACCGGGAGACCTACAGCGAGCACTTCGTCACCGAGGAAAGCATCGCGATCCTCACGCTGCTGAACTCCGAGGTGTTCCTGCGCTACCCGACGCTCAAGATCATCGTCGCGCACGGCGGCGGCTCGGTGCCGTACCAGATCGGGCGGTGGCGGGCGGCCCGCGCGCACCCGAAGCTGCGGCTGGGCCACGTGCTGAAGGACGAGTCGTTCGACGACAGCCTGCGGCGGCTCTGGTTCGACACGGTCCTGCACAACCCTGGTTCACTCGAACTGCTGATCAAGACGGTCGGCGCGGACCGGTGCCTGTTCGGCACCGAGCGGCCGGGCAGCGGCACCGCTCCCGATCCCGGGACGGGCCACGACTTCGACGACATCCGCCCGGTCGTCGAAGGCTTCGATTTCCTCAGCGAGGCCGAGAAGTCCGCGATCCTGGCGGGCAACGCGCAGGCGCTGTTCCGCTTGCCCGAGGTGGCTCGTCAGGCGGGCTGA